In Coregonus clupeaformis isolate EN_2021a chromosome 15, ASM2061545v1, whole genome shotgun sequence, one genomic interval encodes:
- the LOC121583301 gene encoding alpha-1A adrenergic receptor-like: MVPSDENITIPVSESCPNGSSSSSSAEVDITKAVTLGLVLGVFVIFGVLGNILVILSVVCHHHLRSVTHYFIANLAAADLLLSSTVLPFSATSEVLGRWVFGRPFCSAWAALDVLCCTASILSLCVISVDRYLAVSYPLHYPAMATGRHGLVAVAALWGLSAAISVGPLFGWKEPDPEDETECRITEEPGYAIFSALGSFYVPLAVILAMYCRVYVVAKRKTRDLREGRKREGGMDTEGEGVTLRIHRGNAPAKPEGQEEEGEKGIMRRRRTTFALMRLLKFSREKKAAKTLGIVVGCFILCWLPFFLVMPIGSIFPSYRPSDTIFKITFWLGYLNSCINPIIYPCFSQEFKRAFLNVLHGHCLRQGGRSSKSLGFAPSYCPSPGPSSLIRSQAPHSSSSSSTPSTQPRQVPSPASHASSSGCWRTFSCSSSSVGVPGHTQSARVHSKSLLKAWCFAAGENPSQQGAACLSPSAPGATCQTKVHCLSLGARGEAV, translated from the exons ATGGTTCCCTCAGATGAAAACATCACGATCCCTGTGTCAGAAAGCTGTCCCAacggcagctcctcctcctcctccgctgaGGTGGATATCACTAAGGCGGTGACCCTGGGCCTGGTGCTGGGGGTGTTTGTCATCTTCGGGGTTCTCGGTAACATCCTGGTCATCCTGTCTGTGGTGTGCCACCACCACCTACGCTCCGTCACACACTACTTCATCGCCAACCTTGCGGCGGCAGACCTGCTCCTGAGCTCCACCGTGCTGCCGTTCTCTGCCACCTCGGAGGTCCTGGGCCGCTGGGTGTTTGGCCGGCCTTTCTGCAGTGCTTGGGCCGCCCTGGATGTTCTCTGCTGCACTGCCTCTATCCTCAGCCTGTGTGTCATCTCTGTTGACCGCTACCTAGCCgtcagctacccactgcactacCCTGCCATGGCCACTGGGCGGCATGGCCTGGTCGCAGTGGCAGCTCTCTGGGGCCTCTCGGCAGCCATATCCGTAGGTCCACTCTTCGGCTGGAAGGAGCCCGACCCAGAGGACGAGACTGAGTGCCGGATCACAGAGGAACCGGGTTATGCTATTTTCTCTGCCCTGGGGTCGTTCTATGTGCCACTGGCTGTCATCCTGgccatgtactgcagggtgtaTGTGGTGGCCAAGCGGAAGACTCGGGACCTGAGGGAGggcaggaagagggagggggggatggacacggagggagagggagtgacaCTGAGGATCCATCGGGGAAATGCCCCTGCTAAGCCAgaggggcaggaggaggagggagagaagggcaTCATGAGGCGGAGACGCACCACGTTCGCCCTCATGCGCTTGCTGAAGTTCTCCCGGGAGAAGAAGGCAGCCAAGACTCTTGGCATTGTGGTTGGCTGCTTCATTCTCTGCTGGCTGCCCTTCTTCCTGGTTATGCCCATCG GCTCCATATTCCCATCGTACAGGCCATCTGACACCATCTTTAAGATCACCTTCTGGCTGGGCTACCTCAACAGCTGTATCAACCCCATCATCTATCCCTGCTTCAGCCAGGAGTTCAAAAGGGCCTTCCTCAATGTTCTGCATGGACATTGCCTCAGACAGGGGGGAAGGAGCTCCAAGTCTCTGGGGTTTGCTCCTTCCTATTGTCCCAGTCCTGGTCCATCGTCTCTTATTAGATCCCAGgctccccactcctcctccagctcctccacaCCCTCCACCCAGCCACGCCAAGTCCCCTCCCCAGCCTCTCATGCCTCCTCCTCTGGCTGCTGGAGGACCTTCTCTTGCTCCTCTTCCTCGGTGGGGGTGCCAGGCCATACCCAAAGTGCCCGGGTCCACAGTAAAAGCCTGCTGAAGGCATGGTGTTTTGCAGCAGGGGAGAACCCATCCCAACAGGGTGCTGCTTGCCTGAGCCCCTCAGCCCCTGGTGCTACATGTCAAACGAAAGTCCATTGCCTCTCCCTGGGAGCAAGAGGGGAGGCTGTCTGA